In one window of Desulforhabdus amnigena DNA:
- the glgA gene encoding glycogen synthase GlgA, translated as MKKLKILFCAPEVSPYAKTGGLADVTGALPASLQNLGCDVRIFMPLHRCARDKVQDLKLVVEGTPIPVGIHDYHVQLWESRTSTGIPLYLLEKDEFFDRSYLYGTPNRGDYEDNAERFITFCRSVHSLCSQLSWFPEIFHLHDWQTALIATYHFYHWRYDPNFMHTGTVFTIHNLAYHGLFPGNHFNLTHLPQDVFSPDGMEFWGNCNFLKAGLVYSDFLTTVSPTYSKEIQQPRFGHGLEGVLQLRRDRLAGILNGIDTNLWDPRTDALISKQYDIGDLSGKRICKEQLLSQLGFPKENCGKPLLGMVGRLAIQKGFDILLKSIEAMMDLPISLIILGTGEPEIERQLKLVENLHPEKVKIIFQFDEVLAHQIEAGADIFLMPSRYEPCGLNQMYSLRYGTIPVVHATGGLEDSVVDVLKDSENGTGFKFYEYKSEAFMEALHSALEMFQNALQWTKLQRRAMTQDFSWDRSAQEYLKLYERIHQEKI; from the coding sequence ATGAAAAAGTTAAAGATCCTTTTCTGTGCGCCTGAAGTCTCACCTTACGCCAAAACGGGGGGATTGGCCGACGTCACAGGCGCTCTCCCCGCATCTTTGCAGAACTTGGGGTGTGATGTCCGCATATTCATGCCCCTTCACCGATGTGCCCGGGATAAAGTCCAGGATTTGAAGCTCGTGGTGGAAGGCACTCCCATTCCCGTGGGAATTCATGATTATCACGTCCAGCTATGGGAGTCCCGGACCTCCACGGGAATACCACTTTATCTATTGGAAAAAGATGAATTTTTTGACAGAAGTTATCTCTACGGGACACCCAACAGGGGAGACTACGAAGACAACGCGGAACGCTTCATCACTTTCTGCCGTTCGGTTCACTCCCTTTGTTCCCAGCTGAGTTGGTTTCCCGAAATTTTCCACCTTCACGATTGGCAAACGGCCCTGATTGCAACCTATCATTTTTACCACTGGAGATACGATCCCAACTTCATGCACACCGGGACGGTCTTCACCATCCACAATCTGGCCTATCACGGGCTTTTCCCGGGCAACCACTTCAACCTGACACATCTTCCACAGGATGTCTTTTCGCCCGATGGGATGGAATTCTGGGGGAACTGCAATTTCCTCAAGGCAGGCCTCGTTTACAGCGATTTTCTCACCACCGTGAGTCCCACTTACAGTAAGGAAATCCAGCAACCCCGCTTCGGCCATGGTCTGGAGGGAGTCCTGCAGCTTCGCCGGGACCGCTTGGCAGGCATCCTGAACGGCATTGATACCAATCTCTGGGACCCCAGGACCGACGCCCTGATTTCGAAGCAATACGATATTGGGGACCTTTCGGGCAAACGCATCTGCAAGGAGCAACTCCTCTCTCAGCTCGGCTTTCCCAAAGAAAACTGCGGAAAGCCCCTTCTCGGAATGGTCGGCCGGTTGGCCATACAAAAGGGCTTCGATATTCTGCTGAAAAGCATCGAAGCCATGATGGACCTTCCCATATCCCTGATCATCCTGGGGACGGGAGAACCGGAAATCGAGCGGCAACTCAAACTGGTCGAGAATCTGCACCCGGAGAAGGTGAAGATTATTTTCCAGTTTGATGAAGTATTGGCGCACCAGATTGAAGCCGGAGCGGATATTTTCCTGATGCCTTCCCGCTATGAACCCTGCGGACTCAATCAGATGTATAGCCTGCGATACGGAACCATACCCGTGGTGCATGCCACGGGAGGACTGGAAGATTCGGTGGTGGATGTCCTGAAGGATAGCGAAAACGGAACGGGTTTCAAGTTTTATGAATACAAATCGGAAGCTTTCATGGAGGCGCTCCATTCAGCGCTTGAAATGTTTCAGAACGCGCTCCAATGGACAAAGCTTCAGCGAAGGGCCATGACTCAGGACTTTTCCTGGGACCGTTCCGCCCAGGAGTATTTGAAGCTCTATGAAAGGATTCACCAAGAAAAGATTTAA
- a CDS encoding plasma-membrane proton-efflux P-type ATPase: MARPTDDYLKLSVEETLKELESDGKEGLSQEESKRRLSQYGFNEIPEKEESTLHRIFRRFWGPIPWMIETAGLLSALVQKWADMVIILVLLFTNAFIDLWQESKALNALKVLKKKLAKNAMVLRDGAFRILDARELVPGDIIKIRIGEIVPADVKLIDGDYIQSDQSVLTGESLPVTKKVGEIAYSNSVVKQGEMVAVVVNTASNTFFGKTVSLVAKAEKEETSHFQKAVMAIGNYLIVLTVFLAMVIIVTALFRHENMMEIMRFTLILTVAAIPVALPAVLSVTMAVGAMNLAKKQAIVSRLVSIEELAGVDVLCSDKTGTLTQNKMTISDPLPFNDYTVQELMVFAALASREENADPIEIPIFEFIKEKGWLDELKAYRHMKFMPFDPVGKRTEGTVTRGEEKFRVTKGATQVILELCGEEAGQEDILKKVEELAEGGFRTLGVAVRRSEDTKYEFIGLLPLFDPPREDSADTIEQAKKLGLNVKMVTGDNLAIAKQIANVLKIGENLLDARDLKGASNKELVLLGEIITRALYTRLAPNETERDVEKLAKSVVKEIEKQLDNIELPKGYVKRHESEIIDLIENADGFAQVFPEDKYLIVDKLQKADHIVGMTGDGVNDAPALKKADAGIAVSGATDAARASADVVLLAPGLSVIVDAIKGARVTFERMKSYSIYRVSETIRIILFMTAAITLFNFYPVTAIMIIILAFLNDIPILAIAYDNTKVDDRPVRWNMEEVIGMATVLGVLGIIASFGLFYVAEEYMHLSTGTVQSFIFLKLAVAGHLTIFVTRTEKRFWQKPYPSAMLFWAALLTKIAATLFAVYGWLIEPIGWKYALLIWGYCLVWFVVNDFVKVMVYKMLGRDKEMAIA, from the coding sequence ATGGCCAGACCCACCGATGATTATCTCAAGCTTTCTGTCGAGGAGACACTCAAGGAACTGGAAAGTGACGGCAAGGAAGGACTTTCCCAGGAAGAAAGCAAACGGCGCCTTTCTCAATACGGTTTCAATGAAATCCCTGAAAAAGAAGAATCCACATTGCATCGGATTTTCAGGCGGTTCTGGGGACCCATCCCCTGGATGATCGAGACGGCAGGACTGCTTTCAGCGCTGGTTCAGAAGTGGGCGGACATGGTCATCATTTTGGTCTTGCTCTTCACCAATGCCTTCATAGACCTCTGGCAGGAGTCCAAAGCGTTGAATGCCCTGAAGGTCCTCAAGAAAAAACTGGCCAAGAATGCCATGGTCTTGCGGGATGGAGCGTTCAGGATCCTCGACGCAAGAGAGCTCGTGCCGGGAGATATCATCAAGATACGAATAGGTGAGATCGTGCCCGCCGATGTGAAGCTCATAGATGGGGATTACATTCAATCCGATCAGTCGGTCCTCACCGGAGAGTCTCTCCCCGTCACCAAGAAAGTGGGAGAGATCGCCTACTCCAATTCTGTAGTGAAACAGGGGGAAATGGTGGCGGTCGTTGTCAATACGGCGTCCAATACGTTTTTTGGAAAAACCGTATCACTTGTTGCTAAAGCTGAAAAAGAGGAGACGAGTCACTTCCAGAAGGCCGTGATGGCTATAGGTAACTACCTTATTGTTTTAACTGTTTTTCTGGCAATGGTGATCATCGTCACCGCTCTGTTCAGACATGAAAATATGATGGAGATCATGAGATTCACACTGATCTTGACTGTGGCGGCAATTCCCGTGGCTTTGCCTGCAGTCTTATCGGTGACCATGGCTGTAGGGGCCATGAATCTGGCGAAAAAGCAGGCGATCGTAAGCCGCCTGGTTTCCATAGAGGAACTTGCAGGGGTCGATGTGCTCTGTTCCGACAAAACGGGAACTCTGACTCAGAACAAAATGACCATCTCGGATCCGCTTCCCTTCAATGATTACACAGTGCAAGAACTGATGGTCTTTGCGGCTCTTGCTTCCAGGGAAGAAAATGCCGACCCCATAGAAATACCCATCTTTGAATTTATAAAGGAAAAGGGATGGCTGGATGAGTTGAAGGCTTATCGGCACATGAAGTTCATGCCTTTTGATCCGGTTGGCAAAAGAACGGAGGGAACCGTCACGAGAGGGGAGGAGAAATTCCGGGTCACGAAGGGGGCGACTCAGGTCATTCTGGAACTATGCGGGGAAGAGGCTGGGCAGGAGGATATATTAAAAAAAGTCGAAGAGTTGGCTGAAGGAGGGTTCAGAACGCTTGGAGTCGCAGTAAGGCGTTCTGAAGATACGAAGTACGAGTTTATAGGGCTGTTGCCCCTTTTTGATCCCCCGAGGGAAGACTCTGCGGATACCATCGAGCAGGCAAAGAAACTGGGGCTCAATGTGAAGATGGTTACGGGCGACAATCTTGCCATCGCAAAGCAGATCGCGAATGTTCTGAAAATCGGGGAAAATCTGCTGGATGCCAGGGACTTGAAGGGAGCCAGCAATAAGGAACTGGTGTTGCTGGGGGAAATCATAACCAGAGCACTCTATACCCGGCTTGCTCCCAACGAGACTGAAAGAGACGTGGAGAAACTGGCCAAAAGCGTCGTTAAGGAAATCGAGAAACAGCTCGACAACATAGAATTGCCCAAGGGGTACGTGAAGCGACACGAATCGGAGATCATCGATCTCATTGAAAATGCCGACGGTTTTGCACAGGTATTTCCAGAAGATAAATATTTGATTGTCGATAAGCTTCAAAAGGCCGATCACATTGTCGGCATGACGGGTGATGGCGTCAATGATGCTCCCGCTCTGAAAAAAGCTGACGCGGGGATTGCTGTTTCAGGTGCAACGGATGCAGCGAGGGCTTCTGCTGATGTCGTTTTGCTGGCACCAGGACTTTCGGTCATTGTGGATGCCATCAAGGGGGCTCGTGTCACCTTCGAAAGAATGAAGAGTTACAGCATCTACCGGGTGAGTGAAACCATTCGTATCATTTTGTTCATGACTGCAGCCATCACACTTTTCAATTTCTATCCCGTTACTGCAATCATGATCATTATACTGGCTTTTCTCAATGATATCCCGATACTTGCTATTGCCTACGATAATACCAAGGTCGATGACAGGCCCGTAAGGTGGAACATGGAAGAAGTGATCGGAATGGCGACGGTCCTTGGTGTCCTGGGTATCATCGCAAGCTTTGGGCTTTTTTATGTCGCTGAAGAATATATGCATCTTTCAACCGGTACCGTCCAAAGCTTTATATTCCTGAAGCTGGCTGTAGCAGGGCATCTGACCATCTTTGTGACGCGCACCGAAAAAAGATTCTGGCAGAAACCCTATCCTTCAGCGATGCTTTTCTGGGCGGCCCTCCTCACTAAAATCGCAGCGACTCTTTTCGCGGTTTACGGATGGTTGATCGAACCCATAGGATGGAAATATGCTTTGTTGATATGGGGGTATTGCCTGGTCTGGTTTGTGGTGAATGACTTCGTCAAGGTCATGGTCTACAAGATGCTGGGGAGGGATAAAGAGATGGCGATCGCCTGA
- a CDS encoding HAD-IIA family hydrolase yields MVSKAYLIDMDGVLVNGAKLLDGAVEFIERLRKAGALFLLLTNNSRFTPHDLQRRLCASGLDIPVESIFTSALATAQFLRRQRPGGSAYIIGEDGLIVALEQIGYKITDQVPDYVVIGETTSYSFERITKAVRLIKAGARFIATNPDVTGPAEDGVVPTCGAVAAMITAATGIKPYFIGKPNPLMMRSALRQLGAHSENTLMIGDRMDTDIIGGIESGMETILVLTGVTRREKVDRYPYKPDHIRASVADIHP; encoded by the coding sequence ATCGTGTCAAAAGCTTACCTGATCGATATGGATGGTGTCTTGGTCAATGGCGCGAAGCTGTTGGATGGAGCCGTCGAATTCATTGAGCGATTGCGAAAAGCAGGGGCTCTATTTCTTTTGTTGACAAACAACTCCCGGTTCACACCCCACGATCTCCAACGAAGACTCTGTGCGAGCGGTCTGGATATCCCCGTTGAATCCATTTTCACTTCCGCCCTGGCAACGGCGCAGTTTCTGAGGCGGCAGCGGCCGGGAGGGTCGGCTTATATCATCGGGGAGGATGGACTGATCGTGGCCCTCGAGCAGATCGGCTACAAAATCACGGATCAGGTCCCGGACTATGTGGTCATTGGGGAGACGACTTCCTACAGTTTCGAGCGCATCACAAAGGCGGTACGCCTGATCAAGGCCGGAGCCCGTTTCATTGCCACCAATCCCGATGTGACAGGGCCTGCGGAGGATGGGGTTGTCCCGACCTGCGGTGCTGTCGCGGCCATGATCACGGCGGCCACGGGAATCAAGCCGTATTTCATCGGGAAGCCCAATCCCCTGATGATGCGTTCCGCCCTGCGGCAACTCGGAGCCCATTCGGAAAATACCCTCATGATCGGAGACCGAATGGATACGGACATTATCGGAGGCATTGAAAGCGGCATGGAAACGATTTTGGTTTTGACCGGCGTTACGCGCCGTGAGAAAGTGGACCGGTATCCCTACAAACCGGATCATATACGTGCTTCCGTTGCCGATATCCATCCTTGA
- the mgtE gene encoding magnesium transporter, giving the protein MMAENMEHLEELHTWIRNGDVQALLEMSRALHPADAAERLAVLRPEELGRYIELLGTAQALDIFEFVPFEIQKETLKYLPRTILVELMSLMSPDDRADLVEELDEKSQERLLSLLMQAERQDILKLITYPEGSAGAYMTTDYAFLRADGTIRSALDQLRFQALKKETIYYVYVVNQARKLIGFVSLRELIMAHPDMDIAAVMNKNVISVRVDEDIENVAKEMTHYDFLAIPVVDADDRLVGIITYDDVFDVMTEEATEDMYLLANLDTDEKISSPLPRSVKLRVPWLLINLCTALLAAFTVNFFSGTIARYVALASLMPIVAGIGGNAGTQSLTVVVRALALGEIKVKGNWKVLFKQIGVGFFSGLICGMVMAGIAYAWFGNVWLSLILWMAMTTNLILAGLFGAMVPITLRKLKLDPALGSSIFVTMATDVGGFSTFLGLSSLLLHYLVE; this is encoded by the coding sequence ATGATGGCGGAAAATATGGAACACCTGGAAGAGTTGCACACGTGGATTCGCAATGGAGACGTTCAAGCTCTTCTGGAAATGTCCCGAGCACTCCATCCGGCCGACGCCGCGGAACGTCTGGCGGTGCTGCGACCTGAAGAATTGGGGCGCTACATTGAATTGCTGGGGACCGCCCAGGCTCTGGATATTTTTGAATTCGTTCCCTTCGAGATTCAAAAGGAGACTCTCAAGTATCTTCCCAGAACCATCCTGGTGGAACTCATGAGTCTCATGAGCCCGGATGATCGTGCGGATCTCGTGGAAGAACTGGACGAAAAATCCCAGGAACGCCTTTTGTCCTTGCTCATGCAGGCGGAAAGGCAGGATATTCTCAAGCTCATCACCTATCCCGAAGGCAGCGCAGGCGCCTATATGACCACCGACTACGCCTTCCTGCGCGCCGATGGAACCATTCGAAGCGCTTTGGACCAGTTGCGCTTCCAGGCTCTCAAGAAAGAAACCATCTATTATGTCTATGTCGTGAACCAGGCCCGCAAGCTCATCGGTTTTGTCTCTTTGCGCGAGCTCATCATGGCGCACCCCGACATGGATATTGCGGCGGTCATGAATAAAAATGTCATCTCGGTTCGGGTCGATGAAGATATTGAGAATGTGGCCAAGGAGATGACCCATTACGACTTTCTGGCCATACCCGTGGTGGATGCGGATGATCGGCTGGTAGGCATCATCACCTACGATGACGTGTTCGACGTCATGACCGAAGAAGCCACCGAAGATATGTATCTTCTGGCCAACCTGGACACGGACGAAAAAATTTCTTCCCCTTTGCCGCGTTCCGTGAAGTTGCGTGTGCCCTGGCTGTTGATCAATCTTTGCACCGCTCTTCTGGCCGCTTTTACGGTCAACTTTTTTTCCGGAACCATCGCAAGGTATGTGGCCCTTGCTTCTCTCATGCCGATCGTAGCGGGCATCGGCGGCAATGCGGGAACACAGTCTCTCACCGTGGTGGTGAGAGCCCTTGCATTGGGAGAGATCAAGGTAAAAGGAAATTGGAAGGTCCTCTTCAAGCAGATAGGCGTTGGATTTTTCAGTGGTTTGATCTGCGGAATGGTAATGGCGGGCATCGCCTATGCGTGGTTTGGAAACGTCTGGCTCTCCCTCATTTTGTGGATGGCCATGACGACGAACCTCATTCTCGCCGGTTTGTTCGGCGCCATGGTTCCCATTACGCTCCGCAAATTGAAGCTGGACCCCGCACTCGGTTCCAGCATTTTCGTTACCATGGCTACGGACGTGGGAGGGTTCTCGACCTTTCTCGGCTTGTCCAGTCTGTTGCTGCATTATCTTGTCGAATGA
- a CDS encoding GspE/PulE family protein, whose translation MVKNSTFLNLLVSKGILTEEASFRLDEKFKGNAFAVLTHLVRSNNHPKRVLGKLWADSLGLSYVDMRKTLFQRHIVQQLPEVFARKHQMILIYKFGDAVTAALANPLDSLSVKAAEEIIGQRISPTFAFPDEIEAAIEIEYQSEEHLKDLSSKIVTDSIQIEDISELTKEELQKVAGSQSVVEFVRGLLLLAVRENASDIHFEPGEDKVRIRFRIDGLLQERSMLEKSLLSPVVSRLKILANLDITERRRPQDGRINLELPNRKIDFRFSSVPTIFGEKIVLRILGQTQSQDIPDLSDLAFSKQNLSTLRKVMDIPHGIFFVTGPTGSGKSTTLFSILKHLNKPEINITTIEDPVEYKLHGISQIQVNTAVELDFATALRSFLRQDPDVMLIGEIRDMETAQIACQAALTGHFVLATLHTNSAVQAVTRLIDIGLKPFLVSQSLIGVMSQRLVRKVCSRCKEKYPASPAEVKELFGSEEREVFLYRGKGCFQCNNTGYSGRVAIHEVILINDEMRSLITRGESASDIQLCARRIGFHSMRYDGVKKALRGLTTFEEINRVTTADEDAATDSF comes from the coding sequence ATGGTCAAGAACTCCACATTTTTGAACCTTCTCGTCTCCAAGGGAATCCTCACAGAGGAAGCCTCTTTCAGACTCGATGAAAAATTCAAGGGGAATGCTTTTGCCGTCCTGACCCACCTGGTGCGAAGCAATAACCATCCGAAAAGGGTTCTGGGAAAACTGTGGGCCGATTCTCTGGGGCTTTCCTACGTGGACATGCGCAAAACGCTCTTTCAGCGGCACATTGTTCAACAGCTTCCCGAGGTGTTCGCCCGAAAACATCAGATGATCCTGATCTATAAATTTGGGGATGCGGTCACCGCAGCCCTGGCCAATCCCTTGGATTCTCTGAGCGTCAAGGCGGCGGAAGAGATCATCGGGCAGCGGATCAGCCCTACTTTCGCCTTTCCTGATGAAATCGAAGCGGCCATTGAAATCGAGTACCAGTCGGAAGAGCATCTCAAGGATCTTTCCAGCAAGATCGTTACGGACAGCATCCAGATCGAGGATATCAGCGAACTCACCAAAGAGGAGCTGCAAAAGGTCGCCGGTTCTCAATCGGTTGTGGAGTTCGTGAGGGGGTTGTTGCTGCTGGCGGTCAGGGAAAATGCGAGCGATATTCACTTTGAACCGGGCGAAGACAAGGTGCGCATCCGCTTTCGTATCGATGGGCTGCTTCAGGAACGGAGCATGCTGGAAAAGTCTCTCCTTTCGCCCGTCGTTTCCCGTTTGAAGATTCTGGCCAATCTCGATATCACCGAGAGGCGCAGGCCCCAGGACGGACGCATCAACCTGGAACTTCCGAATCGAAAGATCGACTTCAGATTTTCCAGTGTTCCTACCATCTTCGGAGAAAAAATCGTTCTTCGAATCCTCGGTCAAACTCAGTCGCAGGATATCCCGGACCTGTCGGACCTCGCTTTTTCGAAGCAAAATTTGTCCACACTCAGGAAGGTCATGGACATTCCCCATGGGATTTTTTTCGTGACGGGTCCTACGGGTTCGGGCAAGAGCACGACTCTTTTTTCCATTCTGAAGCATTTGAACAAGCCGGAGATCAACATCACGACCATTGAAGATCCGGTCGAGTACAAGTTGCACGGAATATCGCAGATACAGGTCAATACAGCGGTGGAGCTGGATTTTGCCACCGCCTTGAGGTCTTTTCTTCGGCAGGACCCTGATGTCATGCTGATCGGAGAGATCCGTGACATGGAAACCGCTCAAATCGCATGCCAGGCGGCATTGACGGGACACTTCGTGCTGGCGACGCTGCATACGAACAGTGCCGTGCAGGCCGTGACGAGACTCATCGATATCGGGCTCAAGCCCTTTCTCGTTTCCCAGTCCCTCATCGGCGTCATGTCTCAACGCCTGGTGCGTAAAGTCTGCAGCCGCTGCAAGGAAAAATATCCAGCCTCGCCCGCCGAAGTCAAAGAGCTTTTCGGGTCGGAAGAAAGGGAAGTCTTCCTGTACCGGGGAAAAGGATGCTTTCAATGCAACAATACGGGTTATTCGGGGCGAGTCGCCATTCATGAAGTGATCCTCATCAACGACGAGATGAGAAGCCTCATAACGAGAGGGGAATCTGCTTCGGATATTCAGCTTTGTGCCAGGAGGATCGGATTTCACAGCATGCGTTATGACGGAGTGAAAAAAGCGCTGAGAGGACTCACCACCTTTGAAGAAATCAACAGGGTCACCACGGCGGATGAAGACGCTGCAACGGATTCCTTCTGA